The nucleotide sequence ttcaactttttatatatacatatacaatAAAGGGAAAGAGTGGTTCAATATAATATCTTTAGtctccttattttttttccttggatGACGTTGCAATGTACATATGATTCTTGGACTTTGAACGTTTTAATCTATATTTTCTTGCAGCattattttcaactttaaatGCATATGCTTTTCCTTTTAGAGAGCTGGCAATGCCATATATGAAATTATACAAGTTTGAATATAATTATGATTCCCTTCAACATGTCACTCACAATGATCTTCACAAGGACCACTCATCCAAGAAACTTCAAATCCCCCACACTTGTATATGAAATTATACAAGTTTGAATATAATTATGATTCCTTTCTTgcaacaatattatattaaaacagataattattgactcatcaaactcccccacacttgaatctttacTTGTCCTCAAGGAAAAGACATAGACATAGCAGcaataaaaagattaatatatgacaattcaaataaaaacttatGTCTCCTCTAAGgcttcatttcaatgtacactaatcacaactccaagtattccttgtgaacctattcaacccaacaacaagtctCAAGTGAgcgtgtgtgtagtccaaccatTTTCTTTCTCCTGTATAAGacagatattatgaggaacatgttctaaccttaacactaaagtaACCGAGAAAagtcctttcttcatttcatataagagagatgagaATTAGTTAAATTTAGTTTGACAATTTAAATACTTGGGGGCTTGCAGATTGCTTAGGGGATATCATTTCTCAAAGGAAGTCagcgagggggtatcctttcctccaagattccatgatcaccctaagtagtgctacaaatTAATCATCTTCACGAAGGAAGTCAGCGAGGGGGCCGATATCCTTTCCTCCATGTGTTGATGATGtatcaattatttctttttagagGGATTTATGGAAATTTCGTTCAATTTATTAGAGAAGCATCACCACACGGAGGAAGTCAGCGATGGGGTATTCTTTCCTCTATGTGTTGGTGATATTGCTTCCGCCCCATTTTGGTTTAACacattatagcacattaaaACCCAATATTCCcccacaaacttatactacttttattCTGAAGACTTTTAAGGGTCTaagttaccattaaagttagaacgtgttccttaaaatacctattcatacacttgctcaaggattgcaactaagtgcttttctcattggagaattttcacaataaaacatgATGTGGGTATAACAAGaacacttaaaacacaagaaatcactttcatgtacaagaaacgaccattttagaagagacaacaaaaaatttatgtcataattttcaataaaaacaagctgcttaaTCATGTCTTTcgcaataaaacaaaacaaaagaataaagttcgagggagtttggaaactacgactaaagacactttattaggctccccccacacttaggagaagcattgttctcaatgattcaaaacaataaaagagaagaagaggaagaagaagaagaaagaggagGAGAAAGAGGAGATAAggggaagagaggaagaggaaagctcacatttgaTTCATTGAGGTCCATAAGGAGGATCTTGGAGGtggaagtgttgcatcatgttatgaagcatttgattattttctatTGATATGCGGTTGCCTCTTAGGACATCATTTCGTAGTCCGGATAactcaacaccttgcctttgttgttCGGTGCTTATTCTCTCAACCTCTTCATGTACTTGCGaaccatcaccaacatacaacaaattttcttcaacctcggtgttagtccgagatgggttaggaagtataaTTAAAACAGGCACATTGAGTTTAAATGTATATGCCATGTGGGGACGAGgtttaatgaagttcatagagatgagggtctctatgttaagcttattgtttccctcaatcttgttttatcccttggtcttcatccactcccaattgcctatagctatgtatgtgatgataccacctATCACTATCTCTCCCTTACCATCAGAACTATTACCTAcatgggaaaggtaatcaagcaagtaaaagcaagtgttaacggggtggttgttaaGCATAGCCCACAACATAAAGAGTTCATCTGTCCTAGTGTTCCCCAATTCAGTCCTTCCCCAAATGTTGCAAGCCATAaacctttgaaggtacctaagcacaaagttgtgaatgttactagcttTGTTGGAACATGTGTTAAATTGCCTAAGACTGGTGATACGttcccaaaaggcggcgggttgatagtcaaccagATTTAGACTTTGATCCCAatagtcatggatgaaccccgcatttgctaAGTTcatctcatcacaaaagtgttgaagagacatctcgtaatcaatgttcataagccggaaagatACTCTATGATtggggttatcaaaattcatcctatcctttgtaaaaacaatagaacttaaaaactcataggTAAAATTTTCATACCCTCTCATAGGTCTTAACATAGCAACCCACCCTAATCTTCCTAGCAAGTCAAACACATTGTCTCTAAGGCCTATCACATTCAAGCTATAAGAATCAAGGTATCTACAAGCATGTAAAGATTTAGAGATGAGAACTTTATACCTATCCCTTTACTTGCTGTCTTTGAATTATATTACATGATTCTTTGCTGGCACTTGCTTCTTTGGAGAGGTCCTCACGACGAGCTTGCAACTTCTTTACCACCTCTTTTGGAAGCCATAACCTTCACCCTGATTGGATTTGGTGTGGttttggtgaaggttgggtttttGGAATGTTTTTGGCggaaaaggttggtttagttGTGGGGTTAAGGTTTAAGTAAGTGTTATGAGTTGGGTTGTGGAAATTAGtgatgaatttgtgggttttgggttaggttaaGGAAGGCTACAAATTTGGATGATTTTcggtttgggtggatgaaagttgtttttgattgggGGGGTTATGATTGGGATGATGTTTGTAattgattgggtgaagaaattttatgaatttgtgaAGTTTTGAAGGAGATATGAAGGTTTGGagttttgtggttatggaggttttagaaaGAAGTTTGAAGGTAGAGAGATGTTGGTGttggagaatgagggaagaagaagaaaaaaaatgtgtatatgCCTACCTAGGGTTGGGCACGGCTGTGCCAGCtgttggcacgggccgtgccaagcttctggaaTTTTGGAGGTTTTGGTTTGGCAAGGTCTGGCATGGCCGTGCCAGTgggagcacgggccgtgccaaggttctggagttcggggcttcaaaatttttcattttcttgaatcatgcttggacaattacctacaaaataacttaaaacaacaaaaaacaaacaaaacaaaagcagttaaatacgtggtttgcctcccacgaagcgctcctttatagtcattagcttgatgttaagaaagtgtccttagaaaggatcaaagatatcatattgtgtagatgacgctaaaaagtgttctttcacatcatgatctttaatcatgcaacaagaataaagagcgggacctttcataacattctccaactcaaatcctaccattttatcactcacttgaaaacacaatcctaccattcttaacatcaactatagcaCCCGTAGTAGCGAGAAAATGTCGTCCTAAAATTATAGGGCACTCATTGTCTTCTTCTATGTCAAGTACCATAAAATCAGTcgggatgtatatcccttctatcaTAACGGGAATGTCCTggacatatccgacaggttggatagTAGAACGGTcagctaacttcaatgttgtttcggtaggtttcaactctcTTATTCCCATCCTTTTAAAGAGGGATAAgggcaacaaactaacactagCACCTAAGTCGCACAAGGCTTTGTCTAAGGTCTCactccctatcatacaagggatgacaaaactacctggatctctaagctttgaaggtggcttcttgatgattgcactactttcccttGTCAAAGGTATTGTCTCTTTGtgctctatagcctttttctttgaaaaaatttctcttaaaaacttggcatatagaggcatacgagacaaagcttcagcaaagaGAATCTTTATGCAAATCTTCTTAAGTATGTTCacaaatttattgaattgagcctccaagttaatCTTAACAAGCCTTAATGGGGAAGGGGCTTTGTTCTTACCAAGTGGTTTCTCACTTTCTATCACATCTTTCTCACCTGAAaacttaacactctctcccttggtACTTTTAACTTTAGCAATGGTCTCTTCTAATTTACTACCCCCAAAAGAAATAACATTGACATGAGCCTTTGGATTGGCTTCGgtttgaccaggaaagacttccgatgtttgagaagaggtggccacttgttgggccacttgggagatttgggtctcaagcattttagtGTGTGCGGCGTTCAGAAATCCCGTTTGGTTTTTTAGTTCTTgaattgtttattttgattcatcatgcaattttccaacaaaatttccaaacttgatttctgagctaCCCTCtagttgtttgtatagccaggtggtgctacttgtccataggaaccttgaggatttttataaaagttttggcTAGGCTTTGTTCCTTGGTTGTATTAAGCATAATTCATTTGCTCAATACTATTAGCAGCACTAcgtaactgacaatcaacacctatatAACCAAATATACCACAAATTTCACAAGGAGGAAATGTAGGAGTAGGTGTGACAACactaacattaagtttttcaaatttttgggttaatgcaTCAACCTTGGCAGCAAGGTGGTCATAGTCAGAGACttcgtacatacctgcctccttTTTAGAGGGTGTAGAGGCGGTgatggctctttcgttggtccattggtagtgattctgagccatgtcttcaatcaaagcGTAAGCCTCCGTATAGTTCTTGTTCATCAAGACTCCACCTACAGCTGAATCAACatacatcttagtggtatatgttaggccattataaaaagtgtggactatgagccacttctctaaaccatggtggggacaaagtctaagcatttccttgaaacacTCCCACACATCATATAGAGACTCTCCATCTTTCTAATTGAACCGCGTGATTTGCTCTCTTAGTTAtcggttttagatgggggaaagaatcgggcaaggaatgctcgcctcatttgatcccatgaagtgatggaaccaagcgctagctctatcccttaagaaaaagggaaagagattaagtcttacggcttcttggttctcttttatagtgCCACTGAATCTtaagaaggaagaaatatggagatttggatcctcagtaggtgatccagaaaactgattttgctgcaccaaattgagtagtgcaggcttgatctcaaagttgttaccctcaaccgtcGGGTACACAATAATAGCTTGTGCCTCTGTtcttttcttatgcaaatatctttcgatctcaagaataaattctccaagacttttacttcttcgcataagaaattgagaacccaagaagttaacggtaaaacaaaagaaagaaagtagaggaaaagggaaaagaaaagattctaatcacaaagaaaaggttaattaaattagttaactccccggcagcggcgccaaaaacttgatggtataaaaccgcaagtgtacggttctatcaaagtagtaaaataagagtatcgttccgataggaagttgttaaattcaattaacttttgttgatgattagaagagaataaagttgcaaagttggggttttcaaaagggttcaaagataataatataaaaagagccttgTGATTATTGGTTCACcttaatgacaagtccttctcaaaccaaactattaaacctaaaaccttatgttagacctaacttctaaagacagtttctcttttggtCCTTTAGCAACCaaatttcgctgacttgattactattaaattttggttcctttaataaccaagcctattttgctgacttgattactattagttcccttgaagatcgaaactatatgtctcaaagatcgcaaagactatttcgctgcctttgcaacccttgtctaaattcacttgttcgaatatcaaaactccactttcattttatgaattgatatttgagatgatggattaacaattatcaaaccctccactttcgtttccacagtttgataatggttaattcatgttaaaacagtgaatttagattagagattagagTTACATAAGACTAGGGTCaatagcttggtttgattatgattatgtcattaagacttatccaacaatcccaagacaagagaagtctacacactcatgttcatcgtagacatggagaagaaggagaaaagcataaaagtaaataacaagaaagtaaaggaaaagaaaataacttttattagaaagataattgtcacttattgaattccaagaaaagatgaatatttgtgatggctagctactctatttatagaatctaagcaattacattactacaAGCAACAGGCTTTTtggtaaaactaaaatagagtagcttaaaatctaagcaaaagcagcaaaaggtgttctgggaggtggcacgaccgtgccaatcTTAGCACgtgccgtgccaagcttctgacttgggggagacataattttgtctccgaatcttcgtattgtTGCTCCGAATCAGCTctaaacccctttcttttgctccaagactcaatccatcaaatattcgttcctaaaatataataatatgcaattgaagtaaaatagttcaaaaatgaaataatattaaaataaaataaacttaaatctaattaaaacaaaactaaatattatactaaaatgAATAATTATTGACTTATCGGTACTTGTGGATTACCCTAaaagccaagggtgattgggcacaagtagatcttcaaggaagcgggagatgtTCTGTATTGAAGAGGTTATGGTATAGTCTTGTAGAACTACGTGAAATTCCTATTGTAGTTTGGATACAAGGATTTTTGAGAAGGTGGAAGACATTTCGATGACTGAAGAGGTTAAGGTGTGTACTTGTGGAGCTACCTAAATTTCCTAGTGTAGTTGGAAGCAAGAATCTTCAAAAGGCGGAAGGCATTCCAATGGTTGAAGACGTAaggtgtaaacttgtggagctacttggtgtagtgggaagcaagggaaaGAGCAGCAAGGTGGTTGATGTTAAATTGACTTCATCACTAATTAAGAGTCAAGGTGGAAATTGTtgtgaaagtgactcaaaattggagTTTGGAGTGCCAAATTGATGTTTTGCGTAACAATATTACTCGAATATAGTCCAGTCTCTGACTTTATAGAAAGACTTGTTGCAAAAGGATTCCATCAAACACACTTTGACTTTATAGAAACTGTTTACTCCTGTGGTCAAACTGATCACAATTCACACCATTCTCTTTCTTTAGCCCTAACTCATAGTTAACAAGGCATCTAAACAGACCTTAGTTGGATCTATGTGGAAGGATTAATATTCGCATACCACGAAGCTTTGTTCTCGACATACATCAAATATTGACGGGATGTAGATTCAAACACTCGATAAGTAAACAATTTTAGTCTATAAAAACATTCTTTGTTGAATGACCATTTTTTAGACTAAAATTGTTTACTTAGTCCATTTAAAACGACTTGATAACTATGATTTGTAGCGTTGTAAAAAAACTATGATTGGTAGTATAAATAAATTTcttgattgcataaaattttattttattactataTGGAGAATTGCCTATAAACACTAAGAGCGAAGAAATTGATCTCAgtgattgatttagaaaatgaTTTAAAATAGTACTTAAACATTAGTTGAAAACATCAAACGACTAATTTTCATCTCCAATGTCTGATTTTGGCgtcaatttgaaaataataatacgTTCTTTAAATCAAGCTatgtagaaaaatattttgtaataatttacCTCATTGTAGTTGATCCAAATGGTGTACCTATAATTGGTACTgcagaaaacttttttttagaagcTAAACTATTATACTTCTTCATTGTGCTTTAGTACCTTAAAAGCAATCTTCCGGACTTTTGTTATATGTGTCCCGAGATTGCTATGTGTCCAAAGAGATATCATCACGAAATTATCACGAATTAGTTACCGAACACTCTCTTACATAATTCTGTCACTAAAGGAAACATTGTTAGCTTCATGGGTTGCATTGCTAGCATAAAGGAAACATTCTTACAGACGGATACTTTGGTGTAGTCGCAATTACATAAAACAAACATTCCTATTTGGACCTAGTACAAATGGTGTACATATGATTGCTACTGCAACTACCTTTCTGCTTATTGTTTAGTATCACTTGGAAAAAAATGGTTTGTGTTCACTATTGGAAGTGacaacaaattaagaaataacacatatatgcaattttttatgtttaatgtaaaatttagatgattaatgaaaataaaaaaccaaatcaCAAGTATTTATTATCATTGTAGTTTAGTACTATAGTAAAGGATCTTCAACGGTTTCCTCAAGAAAACTAATTGAACCGGTGACATCATCATCCGAAAAAGATTCATTTGAGCTAACTCCATTGTCTTGAATAATTTCAGTTGGATATGGAGAAGGTTTTGGAGGAATTTCAATATCTTCAATATCTCCTTCAAGCATTTCTATTACTCTGTCCATTGAAGGACGATCAATAGGGTTCAATTGTATACACCACAGAGCAATTATGAACATCTTCTtcacatttttcttttcctcaTCGGTAGCTTCTCCAGATATATCTATCTCTCTTTCTTCAATCAATTCATTGTAAATCCAATAGGGAAAGAAAATTTGGCTTGAATCATCTGCATTTGAGTTCAAATTTCTTCTCCTGTTTGCTATTTCCATTAAGAGCATTCCAAAGCTATACACATCGGCCTTATAGGAAACTTTACCAATATTTTTGTAGAATAATTCCGGAGCCATGTAACCAATTGTTCCTCTTGCAGCCGTCAAAGTTACAATGCTATTGTCAACAGGATAAAGTTTTGCAAGACCAAAGTCTGAAACCTTGGCGATGAAGTCTTTGTCAAGAAGAATGTTATGAGGCTTGAtatcaaaatgtaaaatttgcATGTCACAACCTTGATGCAAATAAGCAATTCCACGTGCAACTCCAAGAGATATCTCATACATTTGCTTATAAGTTAAGGAAATATGATCTTCCCTAGAGGAAATATATctatcaagagagccattgggcATGAAATCATAAACAAGAGCAcgttttgatccctcaatgcAAAATCCAACAAGTCGCACCACATTGGTGTGATGTATTTTTCCTATGGTTGCAACTTCATTAATGAAATCTTGTCCATGTCTATCTCCCTTAAGTTTACCCAACACTTTTATGGCTACCAAAGGCCCACTACGAAGCTTCCCCTTATAAACCTTACCATATCCTCCTTCACCCAACTTTTCCTTAAAGCCTCTCGTCATCTGCTTTATCTCTTTGTATGAATACCTAATTGGCATGAGTGAATTCCCTTGAAGAAAATCTTCGATGATTTCATACATTGATGTATGCCTTGATCGATACGTATGCATGAGTTTTCCAAAGAGAGCTATGAGACCCAACATAAATCTAACCATAATGTAtgatggcaaaatataccttcCAATTGTTATTCCTATGTCAATACCAAATTTAGATTCAGACACATACTGAGCTCTATCGTGTATTCTCACACCTATTGGATGTGGTAGTCCTGAAATATATTATGTATAATATATGAATGCAATAATATTAACATTATTAAACaatataatgatataatattcaaataacaatgTGGAAATgacttaaccaaaaaaaaacattgtgaaTGTTAAAAATTACCTCTGGCAATTCCGTACAAAATACCTGCGAGAAATTTTAATGAAGTCAATTAACAAATGAAAGAGATGTCAGAAATTGACACAGAAAGAGTAAGTATAATGAGACAAAACTACCATATAATGAGACAAAACTGCCAAATCATAAAAAACCTATAATCACAAACATAAGAATGGTTTCACTACCCACTCTTATAAGTAACATGAATATGTCGACGACCTAAAAAAACCCTTTTCAAGAGTTGAATCTTACCTGGTTTACCAATTGCACAATAAACGTTGTCTTATCAGACAAAATAACATTGTTTCACGACTTTCAAATGATCACACCATTGAAAGGGGTTTTCTCCCACATAATATTTTCTTCCTCATCAATTACTCCCTCACCGCTTCCTCCATCTCCGTCATAGCCGCACCCACACCACCAAACCTATCAAAACGTGCAACGCTGGCCCATATCCGTTGTTGACCAAAGTACACTTTGTTCAGTGCTTTATTCAATTTGTCATAATTTTGCACATTAGTGAAGCACACAAAACCAAACACTTGTTCACTAGCATTTCTATCTCGGGACACATATACGTCTGCCAAAATACCACAAACCTCCAAACTCTTCCTCAGCTCAACATATTATAAATGCTTTGGTACATTAGTGAAATAGAATGTTACCATCAAAGCTTCCTATTGACGTGAACTTGATCGAGTCTTCGACACTCCTTGTTATCGAGAGGCATGCCCAAGATTAAGGCACCTATCGATTGATCGACAACATACCTCAATTGACATCACACACCTATATCCGTAAAACCTTCGAACATGTGTTTAACCATGTTCAAGTAACCCAACAAACCTATTCCCATAGCCACAAAACCCTAGATTGTGAAACCTTCCAAACCCCAAACTTCCATGCAGTGAAAATCCCCTTGACCTTTCACGTCCTTGATCTCCCGATCGAATCATTTTCCAACGTCTCATACTCATCACAAACCATTCTCTCCTATTCCCATATTATGTGTGGCTCTGACTAGAACCATAGCCCTCCCTaggtctctctctctcatttgcGATGTCACATTTATggcgattattattattaactatCAAGAATGATACCTTATTAAATTTAAGTCATATGTTACTAGAAATCtagaaaatcaattaattgtATTAACTAGTTTTTTCTattgacaacaacaaaattaacccatttaattcaattaaatagTCACAATACATGAaggaatataataaaaaaaattggcggTGACCTTAAGACAATGCCACTCTAGGAAAGAGTGATCCACATTG is from Medicago truncatula cultivar Jemalong A17 chromosome 1, MtrunA17r5.0-ANR, whole genome shotgun sequence and encodes:
- the LOC25482271 gene encoding G-type lectin S-receptor-like serine/threonine-protein kinase SD1-1, whose protein sequence is MCREKSFLFLIQIMVVVLLLHHHHQTCDAITNTSNQTYCPPSSCGKIGNISHPFRLKDDPTSCGDPRYELSCENNITTLTLLSGKYYVKSINYNNYTIRLVDPGIEEGDCSTIPHYYLYNYNFSSSYIYDSVDPYQTYQSRIVDTTRYKYSPALTLASLQMFQHVIYMNCSSPVRDDPVYADAASCVNKSNSQRGHVYAIAGDLKVRNYKNDDCHVGVVTPISFFRYNYSSEEWNTPDGKFSYSDADYRNERIPNQMFDYSEIHSMLVGGFEVSWMSGPCEDHCGIPDCYLRETTWSLECDNPSMLCRTTLGFHVGCVTGTPSKLRMFVEGILYGIARGLPHPIGVRIHDRAQYVSESKFGIDIGITIGRYILPSYIMVRFMLGLIALFGKLMHTYRSRHTSMYEIIEDFLQGNSLMPIRYSYKEIKQMTRGFKEKLGEGGYGKVYKGKLRSGPLVAIKVLGKLKGDRHGQDFINEVATIGKIHHTNVVRLVGFCIEGSKRALVYDFMPNGSLDRYISSREDHISLTYKQMYEISLGVARGIAYLHQGCDMQILHFDIKPHNILLDKDFIAKVSDFGLAKLYPVDNSIVTLTAARGTIGYMAPELFYKNIGKVSYKADVYSFGMLLMEIANRRRNLNSNADDSSQIFFPYWIYNELIEEREIDISGEATDEEKKNVKKMFIIALWCIQLNPIDRPSMDRVIEMLEGDIEDIEIPPKPSPYPTEIIQDNGVSSNESFSDDDVTGSISFLEETVEDPLL